A genomic stretch from Gopherus flavomarginatus isolate rGopFla2 chromosome 3, rGopFla2.mat.asm, whole genome shotgun sequence includes:
- the BOD1L1 gene encoding biorientation of chromosomes in cell division protein 1-like 1 isoform X3, producing MASNPQPQPPPPPPPPPPPQQQPPLPGASGGGGAVEPELVSVIVNHLKSQGLFDQFRRDCLADVDTKPAYQNLRQRVDNFVSNHLATHTWSPHLNKNQLRNNIRQQVLKSGMLESGIDRIISQVVDPKINHTFRPQVEKAVHEFLATLNHKEEASPSTAPSEEKADASITVQGVSTTAPSANVASDAMSILETITSLNQEASAARASTENTNSKNSDRTSKRLSSQQSVDGSTERERNSEDLPDQEKPICDSSEGSEAVAKCEDLNELPCPSEEIKNSTKDVNNLIHPSKEILQESDDQKSKLTDKGDRKPESTEKGERKKEKKEKNDKKFDHSKKNDDALKAKEEKLVKEREAESIKQLAPEKSSSKHKITEGVKEEHILEDSDVDLLSDITVSSVHTSDLSSFEEESEEEAVVSDSTEEGEITSDDEEEKNNQSKIKPQTNEVCDGKAKPVRHAYVHKPFLYSKYYSDSDDERTVEQRRQSIAREKEERLLRRQINRERLEEKRKQKAAEKTKSLKSGSQGAEGKSGLNLEESSTKDFEMKLTGTSIKDVLKEQKFLEKKVALSRKRKRDSRHVEDSWEKKYEHPEEDSKETQKTNETCEKISSKEVKHNHGKSEVTKPVRRVSESIHSTEESKNDPKVERELKRKTSTSLQIEGTQQDTETRDPKKQLERAEIISTDELQKQKYAFKNEKHLKKDDTEIQNLRIVAKKELKSVRDKNEKERTLSEEKLLVKHKCKGDSVYKISDDIDLHSFERSLKGEDSVQKHNQQTKVPSDDKSERKSKHRSERKITTSKDGKNVSEYTLKNEEMVRKENNKKDRHISTEKSRAEYKTKRSSSDSRPQKDSQGNSKQLVSSSQRRSESYSEDKHEIESTNSDSNLRQEDSIYRDRRRSKSFLEDKFLLKSKSKSHSKQSKPIETELQESFTKHETVQKPDKDKNMEENDTDKQRKSKNEDKVFEESIVDFELESGMRSIYSSQKDISHRVKLQAGEKVTVKEKNKSDKDLSYSKLERKLSVEGHKSRNLKHSNKEMKKKEESNKLEDKDITEMDGSHEKVQGIMIMDKKSSKKLSCENKKGSLSAHEMTMEEEKLATDIFVTSHIPATQRPFRTSDDLLHSEQGEEPMEVDSEQTCAKVHEASKIEEKSSSNSLLDMDSENTAKENMNLRNSKNELRNRLVDFEACVSEFPANRNSEQTIEHERNPIEGVHALDTMSKQASEDQGPIKQGAYQMNIVCETSGRILLNAPIKEQTSEDVRKPKNLNKVNPIEESISLAINSSRQDAFHKKSMNICISDFTDSLPNVAKEESHTSDKISLKKDSFILDNNATQTAYVEQQGSPVLGCVMKEAEVTMINSEKKDGETRLIGVQTLGENMGDVSIQEGYDQVTMLDSVQGGSAYNVTGGIEGKSSMTVQAADHGGVSMKKSVLMNLEKKGSYNLNIGTAAKEEKGTMVDVVKKSEGHDMGNTVESSLLLVPMNVIRVPEEIIKDSFIVSGAGEGDSIITDTEDKSESNVVGTSAGSVDHIYNRLETTEATAIGTSAEKMIESSVMATSTGEGKGEGATIHSEKESNATTTCSEEESEVTLICTSIEADEGFTTSIWAKSNESVSFSTEADGECTVAAAEEGGGVVTGGFAETESFLTSTKEGESGECTMIYTEENGKVSVNAGRIEIEDNVNSAGTEEKDDAVTSAGLEEKCKTSTCRHTGKFEGSVTCIGEIESDGAVTSAGTEAGEGSMSSNNSDECQSNVTGADQLKESEGAVTCTGAEERGHGFIIGSVHAQEDSAVTGTCVEMVLNNSIMSGTSADKGEDTVNGESAVTSTGIIGEDDAETATICTGLEDSNEGFAVGLGVEKCESAMDSTEAKEEATITMISIGPCDDEGFVTSTGAKEEDEEGEDIVTSTGRGNEELEHASTCAGIEGESALICIASEEGESSIFCIVAEQVEAESGMAATNINKDGVDSNTGAKKEANGGIICKSAKGIVESSVASVSIADEDILTPNTEKYEDAMMSIDVEAYEGPMTSVVTEKDKGKGKTERESAAAAQEKNDNSADGSHGRKCDGPITSAVTKKDESPPASTDEEKAKGDVISTSTIEEGVAPMPCSATEIEGSLTVARTDENESTVVLIDKEEFEAPMPSTATEFKANIYTASTKQAKDECTTISTSIVEEFEAPMSSAAMEYNSQVTAARKEVNESTMFCIDMEIYEVALPSAFSARDDGDHPTARGKEEKDECAMISTSIMEEQVILVSSEATENRIQHVAAGTEEKNDTAMISTSMEYFEAPMPSAATQDEDQLTASGTEGRLEAAMITRSGTEECEIVLISAATQAESQLIAAEIEEKDESSVITPNAAEECEVVETSAVRDEQREITALNTEGKSGGSMIIVRKVVECGAPTLRVASSSEDQHIASSIEDKEEGAMITLSTMEECNSLFTFSVIEGSQLVAANTEVKDENVIFNSTKEIECILSSTGPEKSDSSLPVGDECIYRGEKEIHEDAMMGESVVAKITSDTEVAETPETTVNLISVDEALCMEISTESTVIVSPSTEMGASGERAEEYIPYVEVTSESCIPSEEAKRNDHFKNIDDNINSSLLLESDFSEARTSPPMAQTLPLLSEHESKLTVNTNQGEITVEAKLGEKSDFPHHMDKQFENDGKRNTVEVDDNLGIKVSIQQNTSFNSGKKETLPILVEELELKMNLKTEEPQKSRSPTREELHEEPHIEECLKDLPLKNASFKKDPIDVENSDTQRVEEYSCKERKSKSSVTAGKETAQETSNTIDMTEAANIQIEVKDEEIEIPDQEKVSSMPGMEKNQSPTREGESDDYPITQDLRKGNKQSQCSKIKEIKDVTSGDVAEVSKEIIRKHAPLSNTVEEKDELTSKQDTCEKAKQSLECNLSSVEENQPVIVKRKRGRPRKYPLEAVQSRVDSEADINTGNVQQSPILATRGKFSQTAKETSNKKETANESEAGKAEMTVRRRGRKPRCSVIPSEETEMLEPERKRRKLASAAEEETKEQEEDDDEDDDDEDDETHSGATTRSATRLEAQKKQPSKPTTRAASKGNSPSPVSPKKQQNSAAKKRSPSEAKVSKSPPLAQLKMQTSKRKREASPPAVRRKGQLKVDETPLKRTKR from the exons ATGGCCAGTaacccgcagccccagccccctcctccgcCGCCCCCTCCTCCGCCCCCACAACAGCAGCCGCCGCTGCCCGGGGCCTCCGGAGGGGGCGGTGCGGTGGAGCCCGAGCTGGTGTCCGTGATTGTTAATCACCTGAAGAGCCAGGGGCTGTTCGACCAGTTCCGCCGAGACTGCCTGGCCGACGTGGACACCAAG CCTGCCTATCAAAATCTGAGACAACGTGTTGACAACTTTGTTTCCAACCATCTGGCAACTCACACTTGGAGTCCTCATCTCAACAAGAATCAGCTGAGAAATAATATTAGGCAGCAGGTTCTCAA GTCTGGAATGTTGGAGTCTGGAATTGACAGAATTATTTCTCAGGTTGTGGATCCAAAGATCAACCACACATTCAGACCTCAGGTGGAAAAAGCTGTTCATGAGTTTTTAGCCACATTAAATCACAAAGAGGAAGCAAGCCCCAGTACAGCCCCTAGTGAGGAAAAAGCAGATGCTTCCATCACAGTACAAG GCGTTTCTACTACTGCTCCTAGTGCTAATGTAGCTAGTGATGCCATGTCCATTTTGGAAACAATAACTTCTCTTAACCAGGAAGCAAGTGCTGCCAGGGCTTCAACAGAGAATACAAATTCCAAGAACAGTGacagaacttcaaaaagattatCATCTCAACAGAGTGTTGATGGTAGCACAGAGAGAGAGCGAAACTCAGAAGACTTGCCAGACCAAGAGAAACCCATTTGTGATTCTTCAGAAGGAAGTGAAGCAGTTGCAAAGTGTGAAGATTTAAATGAACTCCCCTGTCCAAGTGAAGAAATCAAAAATTCAACAAAAGATGTTAACAATTTAATTCATCCAAGCAAAGAAATTCTACAGGAAAGTGATGACCAGAAAAGTAAATTAACAGATAAAGGTGACAGGAAACCAGAGAGCACtgagaaaggggaaagaaaaaaagagaaaaaagaaaagaatgacaAGAAGTTTGACCATTCAAAGAAGAATGATGATGCCCTAAAAGCAAAAGAAGAGAAgctagtgaaagagagagaggcagaatcAATAAAACAGTTGGCTCCTGAAAAAAGCAGCAGTAAACACAAGATAACAGAAGGTGTAAAAGAAG aacATATTTTGGAGGATTCAGATGTGGATTTACTCAGTGATATCACTGTTAGCTCTGTCCATACCAGTGACCTCTCTTCCTTTGAAGAAGAAAGTGAAGAGGAAGCTGTGGTTTCCGATAGCACTGAGGAAGGAGAGATCACATCAGAtg ATGAAGAAGAGAAGAACAATCAGAGTAAAATAAAGCCTCAGACTAATGAGGTTTGCGATGGAAAAGCCAAACCTGTCCGTCATGCATATGTTCACAAGCCTTTTCTGTACTCCAAGTACTACAGTGATTCCGATGATGAACGGACTGTAGAGCAACGCCGTCAGTCTATT GCcagagaaaaagaagagagacTCTTAAGGAGGCAGATTAATAGAGAGAGACTTGAAGAGAAGCGTAAACAGAAGGCTGCAGAGAAAACAAAGTCTCTGAAAAGTGGGAGTCAGGGTGCTGAAG GTAAAAGTGGCCTGAACTTGGAAGAGTCTTCGACAAAAGATTTTGAAATGAAACTTACTGGTACCAGCATTAAGGATGTTCTTAAAGAACAGaagtttttagaaaaaaaagtagCCCTgagcaggaaaagaaaaagagattcaAG GCATGTTGAAGATAGTTGGGAAAAGAAATACGAGCATCCTGAAGAAGATTCCAAAGAAACACAAAAGACAAATGAG acCTGTGAAAAAATCTCTTCAAAGGAGGTGAAGCATAATCATGGAAAAAGCGAAGTGACTAAGCCTGTTAGAAGAGTTTCAGAGTCAATACATTCAACTGAGGAAAGCAAAAATGATCCTAAAGTGGAAAGAGAACTTAAAAGAAAAACATCTACCTCTCTTCAGATAGAAGGAACGCAGCAGGACACGGAAACCAGGGATCCCAAAAAGCAGCTGGAGAGAGCTGAGATTATTAGTACTGATGAACTGCAGAAGCAGAAATAtgcctttaaaaatgaaaaacatctgaaaaaagATGATACAGAAATTCAAAATTTAAGAATTGTTGCCAAGAAAGAACTCAAATCAGTTAGagataaaaatgaaaaagagAGAACTCTTTCAGAAGAGAAATTGTTAGTAAAACATAAATGTAAAGGAGACAGTGTATATAAAATAAGCGATGATATTGACCTCCATTCTTTTGAAAGAAGCTTGAAAGGCGAGGATAGTGTTCAAAAACATAATCAACAAACAAAGGTTCCATCAGATGACAAAtctgaaagaaaaagtaaacaCAGAAGTGAAAGGAAAATAACAACTAGCAAAGATGGAAAAAATGTTTCTGaatacactttaaaaaatgaagaaatgGTGCGtaaagaaaataacaaaaaagaCAGACACATTTCAACAGAGAAGTCAAGAGCGGAATACAAGaccaaaaggtcatcaagtgATTCTAGGCCCCAGAAGGATTCTCAGGGTAATTCTAAGCAACTTGTTTCTTCATCACAGAGAAGGAGTGAAAGCTATTCAGAAGATAAACATGAAATAGAATCAACTAATTCAGATAGTAATTTAAGGCAAGAAGATAGTATTTACAGAGACAGACGAAGATCGAAGAGCTTCTTAGAAGACAAGTTTTTGTTAAAGTCTAAATCTAAGAGTCACAGTAAACAATCCAAACCAATTGAAACAGAATTACAAGAAAGTTTTACAAAACACGAGACTGTTCAAAAACCAGACAAAGATAAGAACATGGAAGAGAATGACACAGATAAACAACGCAAATCCAAGAATGAAGATAAAGTTTTTGAAGAAAGCATTGTTGATTTTGAGCTAGAAAGTGGGATGCGCTCAATTTATAGTTCACAAAAAGACATTAGTCACAGAGTTAAGTTACAAGCAGGCGAAAAGGTAACTGTAAAAGAGAAGAATAAGAGTGATAAAGATTTAAGTTATTCCAAACTGGAAAGAAAGCTGTCAGTAGAAGGTCACAAAAGCAGAAACTTAAAGCATAGCAATAAGGAAATGAAGAAGAAGGAAGAGAGTAACAAATTGGAAGACAAAGATATTACAGAAATGGATGGTAGCCATGAAAAGGTGCAAGGGATTATGATTATGGATAAAAAGtcaagtaaaaaattatcttgtgaaaataaaaaaggaagcttGTCAGCCCATGAAATGACAATGGAAGAGGAAAAATTAGCAACTGATATATTTGTAACCAGTCATATTCCAGCCACTCAAAGACCATTCAGGACTAGTGATGACTTGTTACATTCTGAACAAGGAGAAGAGCCAATGGAAGTTGATTCAGAACAGACATGTGCAAAGGTACATGAAGCATCTAAAATTGAAGAAAAAAGTAGTAGTAATTCACTACTAGACATGGACTCTGAAAATACTGCAAAAGAAAATATGAACCTACGTAATTCAAAAAATGAATTAAGAAACAGGTTGGTGGATTTTGAAGCATGTGTATCAGAGTTTCCAGCTAATAGAAATTCTGAACAAACCATTGAACATGAAAGAAATCCTATTGAAGGAGTTCATGCACTAGATACTATGTCCAAACAAGCTTCTGAGGATCAAGGACCCATTAAACAGGGGGCATATCAAATGAACATTGTGTGTGAAACAAGTGGCAGAATTTTACTTAATGCTCCTATTAAGGAGCAGACTTCAGAAGATGtcagaaaaccaaaaaatttaAACAAAGTCAATCCTATTGAAGAAAGTATTTCTTTAGCAATTAATTCATCCAGACAAGATGCATTCCATAAAAAGTCCATGAATATATGTATCTCAGACTTCACAGACTCTTTGCCTAATGTAGCTAAAGAGGAATCTCATACTTCAGATAAGATTTCTTTGAAGAAAGACTCCTTTATTTTAGACAATAATGCAACACAAACTGCATATGTGGAACAACAGGGTAGCCCTGTGCTAGGTTGTGTTATGAAAGAAGCTGAGGTCACCATGATAAACAGTGAAAAAAAAGATGGTGAGACTCGTCTAATTGGTGTACAAACATTAGGAGAAAACATGGGTGACGTAAGTATACAAGAAGGTTATGATCAAGTGACTATGTTAGATAGTGTGCAAGGAGGAAGTGCATATAATGTAACTGGTGGAATAGAAGGCAAAAGCTCGATGACTGTCCAAGCTGCAGATCATGGAGGTGTAAGCATGAAAAAATCTGTCTTGATGAACCTGGAGAAAAAAGGAAGTTATAACTTAAATATAGGCACTGCTGCAAAGGAAGAAAAGGGTACCATGGTGGACGTGGTCAAAAAGAGTGAAGGACATGATATGGGTAACACAGTAGAATCATCTTTGTTGCTAGTGCCAATGAATGTTATAAGAGTTCCAGAAGAAATAATTAAAGACTCTTTTATAGTTAGTGGAGCAGGAGAAGGTGATAGCATAATAACTGACACTGAAGATAAAAGTGAAAGCAATGTAGTGGGCACCAGTGCAGGAAGTGTTGATCACATATACAACAGGCTAGAAACAACTGAAGCCACTGCAATAGGAACTAGCGCAGAGAAAATGATTGAGAGCAGTGTAATGGCCACTAGTACAGGAGAAGGAAAAGGTGAGGGTGCTACAATACACTCTGAAAAGGAAAGCAATGCCACAACTACTTGCTCAGAAGAAGAAAGTGAGGTTACTTTAATCTGCACAAGCATAGAAGCCGATGAAGGTTTCACGACAAGTATATGGGCGAAAAGTAACGAAAGTGTCAGTTTCAGCACAGAAGCAGATGGTGAGTGTACTGTTGCAGCAGCTGAAGAAGGTGGCGGTGTTGTCACTGGAGGATTTGCAGAAACGGAAAGTTTCCTGACCAGTACAAAGGAAGGAGAAAGTGGTGAGTGCACCATGATTTATACAGAAGAAAATGGTAAAGTTTCAGTCAATGCAGGCAGAATAGAAATTGAAGATAATGTGAACAGTGCTGGGACTGAAGAAAAAGATGATGCTGTAACTAGTGCAGGCTTGGAAGAAAAGTGCAAGACTTCAACTTGTAGACATACAGGCAAATTTGAAGGTTCTGTTACCTGTATAGGTGAAATTGAAAGTGATGGTGCTGTAACCAGTGCAGGCACAGAAGCAGGTGAAGGATCCATGAGCAGCAACAATTCAGATGAATGCCAGAGCAATGTAACTGGTGCTGACCAGTTAAAAGAAAGTGAGGGTGCTGTGACTTGTACAGGTGCAGAAGAAAGAGGTCATGGTTTCATAATTGGCTCAGTGCATGCACAAGAAGACAGTGCTGTAACTGGCACATGTGTTGAAATGGTCTTGAACAACAGTATCATGAGTGGAACAAGTGCTGACAAAGGTGAAGATACTGTAAATGGTGAAAGTGCAGTGACCAGCACAGGCATAATAGGAGAAGATGATGCTGAGACTGCAACAATCTGCACAGGACTAGAAGATAGCAATGAAGGTTTTGCAGTTGGCTTAGGCGTAGAAAAATGTGAAAGTGCAATGGACAGTACAGAAGCAAAAGAAGAAGCTACTATCACTATGATCAGCATAGGGCCTTGTGACGATGAAGGCTTTGTGACTAGCACAGGTGCAAAAGAAGAGGATGAAGAAGGTGAGGATATTGTGACCAGTACAGGAAGAGGAAATGAAGAACTAGAACATGCTTCAACCTGTGCAGGAATAGAAGGTGAAAGTGCACTCATTTGTATAGCGTCAGAAGAAGGTGAAAGTTCCATTTTCTGCATAGTTGCAGAACAAGTAGAAGCTGAGTCTGGTATGGCTGCCACAAATATAAATAAAGATGGGGTTGACAGCAATACTGGTGCAAAGAAAGAAGCTAATGGTGGCATAATCTGCAAAAGTGCAAAGGGGATAGTTGAGAGCAGCGTGGCAAGTGTAAGCATAGCAGATGAAGACATTCTGACcccaaatacagaaaaatatgaGGATGCCATGATGTCTATAGATGTTGAAGCGTATGAGGGTCCAATGACTAGTGTAGTGACAGAGAAAGATAAGGGAAagggaaagacagagagagagtctgCTGCTGCAGCTCAAGAAAAGAATGACAATAGTGCCGATGGAAGTCATGGCAGAAAATGTGACGGTCCAATAACCAGTGCAGTCACAAAGAAAGATGAGAGTCCTCCTGCTTCTACTGATGAAGAAAAAGCTAAAGGTGACGTGATCTCTACCAGTACCATAGAAGAAGGCGTTGCACCCATGCCATGTTCAGCCACAGAAATTGAAGGTTCCCTCACTGTTGCAAGAACAGATGAAAATGAAAGTACTGTGGTCTTAATAGACAAAGAAGAATTTGAGGCTCCCATGCCTAGTACAGCCACAGAATTCAAAGCGAATATATATACTGCCAGCACTAAACAAGCAAAAGATGAGTGTACAACAATTTCCACCAGTATCGTGGAAGAATTTGAGGCTCCCATGTCCAGTGCAGCTATGGAATATAATAGCCAGGTCACTGCTGCAAGAAAAGAAGTGAATGAGAGTACTATGTTTTGTATAGACATGGAGATATATGAGGTTGCCCTGCCCAGTGCATTCAGTGCTAGAGATGATGGAGATCATCCGACTGCAAGAGGCAAAGAAGAAAAAGATGAGTGTGCTATGATTTCCACAAGTATAATGGAAGAACAAGTGATCCTCGTGTCCAGTGAAGCCACAGAGAATAGGATTCAGCATGTTGCTGCAGgcacagaagaaaaaaatgacaCTGCCATGATCTCCACAAGTATGGAATATTTTGAGGCTCCTATGCCCAGTGCAGCCACACAAGATGAGGATCAGCTCACTGCTTCAGGAACAGAAGGAAGACTGGAGGCTGCCATGATCACCAGAAGTGGGACAGAAGAATGTGAGATAGTCCTTATCAGTGCAGCCACACAAGCTGAAAGTCAACTAATTGCAGCAGAAATAGAAGAAAAAGATGAGAGTTCCGTGATCACCCCAAATGCAGCAGAAGAATGTGAGGTTGTTGAGACCAGTGCAGTGAGAGATGAGCAGCGTGAAATAACTGCTCTAAACACAGAAGGAAAAAGTGGTGGTTCTATGATTATTGTTAGAAAGGTAGTAGAATGTGGGGCTCCAACGCTGAGAGTTGCCAGCAGCAGTGAAGATCAACACATTGCTTCAAGTATAGAAGATAAAGAGGAAGGTGCTATGATCACTCTCAGTACAATGGAAGAATGTAACAGTCTTTTCACCTTCTCAGTCATAGAGGGAAGTCAGCTCGTTGCTGCAAACACTGAAGTAAAAGATGAAAATGTCATCTTTAATAGTACGAAAGAAATTGAATGCATCCTGTCATCTACAGGCCCAGAAAAAAGTGATAGTTCTTTGCCTGTGGGTGATGAATGCATATATAGGGGAGAAAAGGAGATTCATGAGGATGCTATGATGGGAGAATCAGTAGTAGCTAAGATCACATCAGACACTGAAGTTGCAGAAACCCCTGAGACTACAGTGAACCTCATAAGTGTAGATGAAGCCCTCTGTATGGAAATTAGTACAGAGTCTACAGTCATTGTTAGCCCTTCTACAGAGATGGGTGCAAGTGGTGAAAGAGCTGAAGAGTATATTCCATATGTGGAAGTTACATCAGAATCTTGTATTCCTTCAGAAGAAGCAAAGAGGaatgatcattttaaaaacatagacGATAATATTAACAGTAGCTTATTATTAGAAAGTGACTTTTCTGAAGCAAGGACTTCACCTCCTATGGCACAAACTCTTCCGCTACTTTCTGAACATGAAAGCAAATTAACTGTAAATACCAATCAGGGTGAAATAACTGTAGAAGCAAAACTGGGAGAAAAGAGTGACTTCCCTCATCATATGGATAAACAATTTGAGAATGATGGCAAAAGGAACACTGTGGAAGTAGATGATAACCTTGGAATCAAAGTTTCTATTCAACAAAATACAAGCTTCAATTCAG GCAAGAAAGAAACTTTACCAATCTTGGTTGAAGAACTGGAACTGAAAATGAACTTGAAAACTGAAGAG CCACAAAAGTCTAGAAGTCCAACAAGGGAAGAACTGCATGAGGAGCCTCATATTGAAGAGTGTCTAAAAG ATTTGCCACTGAAGAATGCTTCTTTCAAGAAAGACCCTATAGAT GTGGAAAACTCTGACACACAAAGAGTTGAGGAGTATAGCTGCAAAGAAAGGAAATCTAAATCTTCAGTAACTGCAGGTAAAGAAACAG CACAGGAAACTTCAAATACCATAGACATGACAGAAGCAGCAAATATCCAGATTGAAGTAAAAGATGAAGAG ATAGAAATACCTGATCAGGAAAAAGTAAGCAGCATGCCAGGAATGGAAAAAAACCAATCGCCTACTCGAGAAGGTGAATCAG